TTGCCATCTGGAGCCGTGTCCCACAATTGCTTGATTGTTTCAGAGCTGTGATGGTACAAATCCCACCCAAGCGCATTTCTGCGCAGCACGCCCCCCTTCTCTTCTGTAGCCATGTGtctcccaaacaccaaagaGCCCGCCTTTGGTCTCAAAAGCTTGTTCAACTGTGCAACAATGGCGACCTGCTGCTCAAAGCTGAACAGATGCAAGAAGGAtccgaggaagatgatgtcgacTCTGCCACGATACTCGGCCAGGAAATCCTCAGCAAAGACATCTCCGGTGCAAAAGTGGACCTTTAGCCGCTCCCGGTCACCGAAAAGCTCGTAGCCGAGGTCGATGAATCGAGATTCTGTGTCGACACCGATGATGTTGTCCGATGGTGCTCCATCATGCACCAGTTTCCGGATGTCCTGACCAAAACAGCAACCGAGGTCAAGGAAGGTTTCTCCAGCGCGGACACGCTCCAAGACCTCGGGGTAGGCAGGGGATAAACAGGCAGGGAAGTCTAGGAATCGGAAGACGCCGATGCATGGATAAGGGAGACTGGAAGAGTCAGCCAAACAATAGTTTCAGGGGGTGTATTTGATGCTTACATTTCCCACGCTTGGTCTCTGATGGTGTGGATGTGGTCAAGAATCTTTTCGTCGGGGATCTTGGAATATTCCCGAAAGATCTGAAGAGCAGTGTCGGGAACACGGTTGAGCGTTGCTTGATACCACGCGACATTTCGAGGCGCCTTCTTCATGCCATTTGTCCAGTCCACGGACTTGGGGTCAATAGCTGGGGCAACAGTTGTCATTGTTACGGGCTGCTAGAAGGCTCGAGGATAGAAGTCAAAGTGTTGAAGGTGAGTATCAATAATTGCTCGATCGGCAACCCAAAAGATGGGTTTGATTCCATCCA
This genomic stretch from Podospora bellae-mahoneyi strain CBS 112042 chromosome 1 map unlocalized CBS112042p_1.2, whole genome shotgun sequence harbors:
- a CDS encoding uncharacterized protein (antiSMASH:Cluster_1; COG:S; EggNog:ENOG503P1UH), producing MTTVAPAIDPKSVDWTNGMKKAPRNVAWYQATLNRVPDTALQIFREYSKIPDEKILDHIHTIRDQAWEILPYPCIGVFRFLDFPACLSPAYPEVLERVRAGETFLDLGCCFGQDIRKLVHDGAPSDNIIGVDTESRFIDLGYELFGDRERLKVHFCTGDVFAEDFLAEYRGRVDIIFLGSFLHLFSFEQQVAIVAQLNKLLRPKAGSLVFGRHMATEEKGGVLRRNALGWDLYHHSSETIKQLWDTAPDGKWDVSSTLVPYKSEGWDNGVNWQGGNDVRQQYFSAKRL